Below is a genomic region from Streptomyces roseoviridis.
AGTGGGCGGCCCACATCTGGTGCTGGCCGACGCCGGCGGCGAAGATCGTGCCCTCGGGCGCGAGCTTGCCGATGCGCTGGATGACCTGCTGCGGCGAGAGGCTGCCGTCCTCCGGCAGGTCGTAGCCGAGCGGGTAGGTCTCCCGCCACCGGTTGAGGTCGCTCCACCAGGCGGTGTAGTCGCCCGTGTTGCCCTCGGTGTGCTCGGCCTGGACCGCCTGCACCAGGTCGGCGATCACCTCACGCGCGTCACCCACGATCGGAACGTCTGCGGCGCGGTTCTTGCCGATCTCCGCCGGGTCGATGTCCGCGTGGACGATCTTGGCGTACGGGGCGAAGCTGTCCAGCTTGCCGGTGACGCGGTCGTCGAAGCGGGCTCCGAGGGCGACGATCAGGTCGGCCTTCTGCAGCGCGGTGACAGCCGTGACCGCACCGTGCATACCCGGCATCCCCACATGCAGCGGATGACTGTCCGGGAACGCGCCCAGGGCCATCAGAGTGGTGGTGACCGGAGCGCCGGTGAGCTCCGCCAGCACCTTCAGCTCGGCGGTGGCGCCGGCCTTCAGGACGCCGCCGCCGACGTACAGGACGGGCCGCTTGGCGGCGGTGATCAGCTTGGCCGCCTCGCGGATCTGCTTGGCGTGCGGCTTGGTGACCGGGCGGTAGCCGGGCAGGTCGGTCTGCGGCGGCCAGCTGAAGGTGGTCTTCGCCTGCAACGCGTCCTTGGCGATGTCGACCAGGACCGGGCCGGGGCGGCCGGTGGAGGCGATGTGGAACGCCTCGGCGATCGTCCGCGGGATGTCCTCGGCCTTGGTGACCAGGAAGTTGTGCTTGGTGATCGGCATGGTGATGCCGCAGATGTCCGCCTCCTGGAAGGCGTCCGTGCCGATCGCCTTGGAGGCGACCTGGCCGGTGATCGCGACCAGCGGCACGGAGTCCATGTGCGCGTCCGCGATCGGCGTCACCAGGTTCGTCGCACCCGGACCCGACGTCGCCATACACACACCCACCCTGCCGGTGGCCTGCGCATAACCCGTCGCGGCATGCCCCGCACCCTGCTCATGGCGCACCAGGATGTGCCGCACCCGCTTCGAGTCCATCATCGGGTCGTACGCCGGAAGGATCGCCCCACCCGGAATACCGAAGACGGTGTCCGCCCCCACCTCCTCCAGAGAACGGATGAGGGACTGCGCACCCGTCACGTGCTCGACGGGGACGGGAGCGGTCGATCGTCCTTGCGGCCGGGGCGCGGAGGCGGTGGGCAACCGCTCGGCCCTCGTGCTGTGGTGCACGGCGTTCGTCATGTGAATCGAATCCCCACTGCCGGTGGAAGAGTTGCTGGCATGTCGGCGCAAGGCCCTCAGCTCCAGGTCAGAAACCGCTTGGGCCGTTCGAGGAGCGCGGCCACGTCGGCGAGGAC
It encodes:
- a CDS encoding acetolactate synthase large subunit, giving the protein MTNAVHHSTRAERLPTASAPRPQGRSTAPVPVEHVTGAQSLIRSLEEVGADTVFGIPGGAILPAYDPMMDSKRVRHILVRHEQGAGHAATGYAQATGRVGVCMATSGPGATNLVTPIADAHMDSVPLVAITGQVASKAIGTDAFQEADICGITMPITKHNFLVTKAEDIPRTIAEAFHIASTGRPGPVLVDIAKDALQAKTTFSWPPQTDLPGYRPVTKPHAKQIREAAKLITAAKRPVLYVGGGVLKAGATAELKVLAELTGAPVTTTLMALGAFPDSHPLHVGMPGMHGAVTAVTALQKADLIVALGARFDDRVTGKLDSFAPYAKIVHADIDPAEIGKNRAADVPIVGDAREVIADLVQAVQAEHTEGNTGDYTAWWSDLNRWRETYPLGYDLPEDGSLSPQQVIQRIGKLAPEGTIFAAGVGQHQMWAAHFIDYEQPATWLNSGGAGTMGYAVPAAMGAKAGMPDRTVWAIDGDGCFQMTNQELVTCALNNIPIKVAIINNGALGMVRQWQTLFYNQRYSNTVLHSGPDDVNPQARGTRIPDFVKLSEAMGCVALRCEDPADLDKVIAEANAINDRPVVIDFIVHEDAQVWPMAAAGTSNDEVMAARGVRPDFGDGEDD